In the genome of Thermosphaera aggregans DSM 11486, one region contains:
- a CDS encoding ABC transporter substrate-binding protein: MDKYLAHGVSILLILGLVSPMLIILPIHLAEEQFPRDETVFVTGAQWTPPSTWNPMAPSQTWGTYTYGGFLYLPLFQYVPGLNLWIPVIGESFEMPNEYVLRVKIRPEAKWSDGMPITAYDVEYTFNLSVKLGSGPAAGSELYVAEVKAKDSSTLEFYIRNDTKNYYMFTLYALQIAPVPKHIYEMVYQQIGDQIIEWRNCGGVCDDIVNLPQVVSGPYKLYYFDELRVVYIRLDNWWGKEIFGLPRPRYLVHRIYLSNEQALLDLMQGNVDWSGIFMPNVWELANYGVKTYYSGKPYFRPNQILVLYLNNQVEYLRDPVLKKAIAYAIEYDEVITKAWYGYTRQASMSFVFEIYEQYKVWINTTLAQQYWGTPDAKVVTNKNYARQLLDQAGYLDIDGDGYRETPTGQPLNISIMVPTGWTDWMIAADLIAGDLRDIGINAQSFPVDYGAYWGYIQGATYTALIGWLPAPTFSHPWDTYRYFLDSRLSPPTGNWEWYNNTEVSTLIEEASRALSFEERMRYFSQIQEIIYRDIPSIALAYAPQWYVYSTLYWVGWPSESNPWWTEVAPYREYSLALWTLFSLVPSGEQPIRPAWAASVDQGGVLIPNDYLLAMLANATGQPFITTPIQTTTPPATTTFNTMTSPTTTEPIQTTTPPTGGGATNLLITLAVVAIAVVAFIIGVRYVVRRKT, translated from the coding sequence ATGGACAAATACCTAGCTCACGGCGTCTCGATCCTTCTAATATTGGGATTAGTATCACCTATGTTGATTATTCTTCCTATCCATCTCGCAGAGGAACAGTTTCCAAGGGATGAAACAGTATTTGTAACAGGTGCCCAGTGGACGCCGCCTTCAACGTGGAATCCTATGGCTCCCTCTCAAACCTGGGGAACATACACCTATGGAGGTTTCCTCTACCTTCCACTATTCCAATACGTGCCTGGCTTAAACCTGTGGATTCCTGTTATAGGGGAGAGTTTTGAAATGCCCAATGAATATGTTTTAAGAGTTAAAATCCGACCTGAGGCTAAATGGAGTGATGGAATGCCAATCACAGCTTACGACGTAGAGTACACTTTCAACCTGTCTGTTAAACTGGGTAGCGGACCAGCGGCTGGCTCGGAACTTTATGTCGCGGAAGTTAAAGCAAAAGATTCCTCAACTCTAGAGTTCTACATTAGGAATGATACGAAAAACTACTACATGTTCACGCTTTACGCTCTACAGATAGCGCCAGTGCCTAAGCACATCTATGAAATGGTTTATCAGCAAATAGGTGACCAAATTATTGAATGGAGGAATTGCGGAGGAGTATGCGACGATATTGTGAACCTTCCACAGGTTGTCTCAGGACCTTACAAGCTTTACTACTTCGACGAGCTGAGGGTCGTTTACATTAGGCTAGATAATTGGTGGGGTAAAGAAATCTTCGGGTTACCGAGACCAAGGTATCTGGTCCATAGAATATATCTGAGCAATGAGCAAGCGCTATTGGATTTAATGCAGGGGAACGTCGACTGGAGCGGCATATTCATGCCCAATGTCTGGGAGCTCGCAAATTACGGTGTTAAAACATACTATTCTGGCAAACCATACTTTAGGCCGAACCAGATACTCGTCCTGTATCTTAATAACCAAGTAGAATATTTGCGTGACCCTGTTTTGAAGAAGGCCATAGCCTATGCTATAGAGTACGATGAGGTAATAACGAAGGCATGGTATGGTTACACTAGGCAGGCATCAATGTCATTTGTCTTCGAAATCTATGAGCAATACAAGGTATGGATAAATACGACTCTTGCCCAACAATACTGGGGAACGCCTGACGCCAAAGTAGTAACGAACAAGAATTACGCAAGGCAACTGCTTGACCAAGCAGGCTATCTTGACATCGACGGGGACGGTTACCGGGAGACCCCCACAGGCCAGCCTTTAAACATATCGATAATGGTTCCGACGGGGTGGACGGATTGGATGATAGCGGCGGATTTGATAGCAGGAGATTTAAGAGATATTGGTATTAATGCGCAATCATTCCCGGTTGATTACGGTGCTTACTGGGGGTATATTCAAGGGGCAACCTATACTGCTCTCATAGGCTGGTTACCTGCCCCCACCTTCTCACACCCGTGGGACACTTACAGGTATTTCTTGGACAGCAGGCTATCTCCTCCCACCGGTAACTGGGAGTGGTATAACAACACTGAGGTTTCAACGCTAATTGAGGAGGCTTCAAGAGCATTATCTTTCGAGGAGAGGATGAGGTATTTCTCCCAGATTCAGGAAATAATATATAGAGATATACCATCAATAGCCCTCGCATACGCACCGCAGTGGTATGTGTACTCAACGCTCTACTGGGTGGGATGGCCTAGCGAATCAAACCCGTGGTGGACTGAGGTCGCGCCTTATAGAGAATACTCACTAGCCTTATGGACGCTATTCAGTCTCGTGCCGAGCGGGGAGCAACCAATAAGACCGGCATGGGCGGCTTCAGTCGACCAAGGAGGAGTATTAATACCCAACGACTACCTCCTGGCAATGCTAGCCAATGCTACAGGTCAACCATTCATAACGACACCCATCCAGACGACTACGCCGCCCGCTACTACAACATTCAACACGATGACGAGTCCGACAACGACTGAACCTATTCAAACAACTACTCCTCCAACAGGGGGAGGCGCAACGAATTTGCTAATCACATTAGCGGTGGTAGCTATTGCAGTGGTAGCGTTCATCATTGGCGTCAGATACGTGGTCAGGAGAAAAACGTAG
- a CDS encoding glycoside hydrolase family 16 protein: MGLKAIILLITLLLALPFTLITDSFSDSKHDLSKKHLNGLTLIWSEEFEEDMINESIWNFNIGDGCEYGLCGWGNNELQYYRRENAFIENGSLVIEARKEVFIDESTGKIYNYTSARLDTVGKFKVQHGYIEVRARLPSGKGLWPAIWMLGEEWSLENTKAWPSCGEIDIMELIGSDPTIVYGTVHAPFCYGGRGVGSSFKLPRNYDFTQDYHVFAIEWTSEYIKWFVDGQLYHVVNKQEFAEKGCTWVFNHSFHIIVNLAVGGYWPGPPDDTTVFPARMYIDYIRVYEAPPVDEYFVFQKDTDNELMARTRGWTTVSFETVVNGDFEEPFNTLNNPLLNPDEWFLIAYGSNYIDYNRTGVSNGVFTLALKSTGGSLDDVGFAQYVWLKQNNSYIVKLKAWSSTNKTISLKIILPSIPSKTYFEVLINLTTIPQEFVILYNHSSIAGNIISLTVNTGYNGEIISSIDLYFDYVLLKPWTGEYETITSETSTETTTETTLPTPPSETLETTTSPVIETTRETKTPENTPSPATQDSLLKIILVTILALAASIIVFLMFKRK; encoded by the coding sequence GTGGGGTTGAAAGCGATCATTCTTTTGATCACCCTTTTACTCGCTTTACCTTTTACCTTGATTACCGATAGCTTCAGCGATTCTAAACACGATCTATCCAAGAAGCATCTAAATGGGTTGACGCTCATCTGGAGTGAAGAGTTTGAAGAAGACATGATTAACGAATCAATATGGAATTTCAACATCGGAGACGGCTGCGAATACGGGTTATGCGGTTGGGGGAATAACGAGCTTCAGTATTATAGGCGGGAAAATGCTTTCATTGAAAATGGGAGCCTCGTTATAGAAGCCAGAAAGGAGGTCTTTATAGACGAGTCCACTGGAAAAATCTACAATTACACGTCAGCAAGACTCGACACTGTTGGCAAATTTAAGGTTCAACATGGTTATATTGAAGTAAGGGCGAGGCTTCCATCGGGAAAAGGATTATGGCCCGCTATTTGGATGCTCGGAGAAGAGTGGAGTCTAGAGAACACTAAAGCGTGGCCTTCTTGTGGCGAGATCGACATTATGGAGCTGATCGGAAGCGACCCCACAATCGTATACGGAACAGTTCACGCACCATTCTGCTACGGGGGTCGAGGAGTTGGGTCAAGCTTCAAGCTTCCAAGAAACTATGATTTCACACAGGATTACCATGTTTTCGCCATTGAGTGGACGAGTGAATATATCAAGTGGTTCGTAGACGGTCAATTATACCATGTAGTTAATAAACAAGAATTTGCCGAGAAAGGTTGCACATGGGTCTTCAACCACTCATTCCACATAATAGTGAATCTCGCAGTAGGGGGGTACTGGCCTGGCCCCCCTGACGACACGACAGTGTTTCCAGCACGAATGTATATAGACTATATTAGAGTGTACGAGGCTCCCCCTGTTGACGAATACTTTGTATTCCAGAAGGATACTGATAATGAATTAATGGCGAGGACAAGAGGCTGGACCACAGTATCCTTTGAAACAGTCGTTAATGGAGACTTTGAAGAACCTTTTAACACCTTGAATAATCCATTGTTAAATCCTGATGAGTGGTTCTTAATCGCCTACGGAAGTAATTACATCGACTATAATAGAACCGGAGTTAGCAACGGGGTTTTTACGCTGGCTTTAAAGTCTACGGGCGGTAGCTTGGATGATGTTGGGTTTGCCCAGTATGTGTGGCTCAAGCAGAACAATAGTTACATAGTGAAGCTAAAGGCTTGGAGCAGTACGAATAAGACCATATCCTTAAAAATCATTCTCCCATCAATCCCGTCTAAAACATATTTTGAAGTATTGATAAATCTGACCACGATACCTCAGGAGTTTGTCATACTTTACAATCATTCATCAATCGCAGGGAATATTATATCATTGACCGTTAACACAGGTTATAACGGCGAGATTATTTCAAGCATAGACTTATATTTCGACTACGTTCTGCTTAAACCGTGGACTGGGGAGTACGAGACAATCACCTCTGAGACAAGCACTGAAACAACAACTGAAACAACGTTGCCAACACCACCTTCCGAGACGCTTGAAACAACTACTTCTCCAGTAATCGAAACAACTCGCGAAACAAAAACCCCAGAGAACACTCCATCGCCGGCCACCCAGGATTCTCTTTTAAAAATAATCCTAGTTACAATACTAGCGCTTGCGGCTTCAATTATAGTATTTCTAATGTTTAAACGAAAGTAG
- a CDS encoding beta-agarase: MAALVLIIIGLSYTLALTLTSPVTPRTLTETVTRTSTITLTGVVETLTETETVITTVTLTKYAGYPEMYSEYGGWLGLKANATGFFRVENINGVYWLVDPLGYVFLSKGVNHVDYMGDFSPVLGYSPYYKNVLTKYGSVNKWVEVTVSRLLRWGFNTIGAWSSRELMQYIPYTVNLNIIGDFGFDWQTGRMPDVFSDNYVEYAEMKALFNCKPLSNDPLLIGYFIDNEPRWGPDWRSNTHLLDDFIKLPGSSPGKKVVVDVLRVIYQEDIDLLNSEFKTSFNSFEELLDYNGTVPSTSRAYQARLEFLRRYVERYLSVAVAAIRKYDPNHLILGFRVAGLPTTDYMKEVFRIAGQYVDVITVNIYNYIEPPVIALNELYHLTGKPLIVTEFSFRAMDSGLPNTRGAGIIVNTQSERANATYNFVVKLLSLPYVVGYHWFQYYDQPKEGRFDGENSNYGIVRIDDEPYIEMIDMFTKLNLELEKIHLNSS, from the coding sequence ATGGCTGCGTTAGTTCTTATTATAATAGGACTGTCATACACTCTAGCCTTGACATTAACTTCTCCGGTAACTCCGAGGACCTTAACGGAAACAGTGACAAGAACGAGCACCATAACTCTAACCGGTGTGGTTGAAACTCTAACCGAAACAGAAACCGTTATTACAACCGTGACTCTAACAAAGTATGCAGGGTATCCCGAAATGTACTCTGAATATGGCGGTTGGCTCGGACTTAAAGCAAATGCCACAGGTTTCTTCCGCGTGGAAAATATAAACGGTGTTTACTGGCTAGTTGACCCGCTGGGGTATGTTTTCCTATCAAAAGGCGTGAACCATGTTGACTATATGGGGGATTTCTCACCTGTCCTCGGATATTCGCCTTACTATAAGAACGTTTTAACGAAATACGGGAGCGTGAATAAGTGGGTTGAAGTTACGGTTTCACGGCTTCTTAGATGGGGTTTCAACACGATCGGGGCTTGGTCCTCCAGGGAGTTAATGCAGTATATCCCGTACACTGTGAATCTAAACATTATTGGCGACTTCGGCTTCGACTGGCAAACTGGGAGAATGCCGGATGTTTTCTCAGATAATTACGTGGAATACGCGGAGATGAAGGCACTTTTCAATTGTAAGCCTTTATCAAACGACCCACTCCTCATAGGTTATTTCATAGACAATGAGCCGAGATGGGGGCCTGACTGGAGAAGTAATACCCATCTTCTAGATGATTTTATAAAGCTACCCGGGTCTTCACCGGGGAAGAAAGTTGTAGTTGATGTTTTGAGAGTTATCTACCAGGAGGATATTGACCTCCTTAACAGCGAGTTTAAGACGTCGTTCAACTCCTTTGAAGAGTTGCTGGATTATAATGGCACTGTCCCATCTACAAGCAGGGCATACCAGGCAAGGCTGGAATTTCTCAGGAGGTATGTGGAAAGATACCTGAGTGTTGCTGTCGCAGCGATTAGAAAATATGACCCTAACCACTTAATTCTCGGTTTTCGAGTGGCTGGACTTCCTACTACAGACTATATGAAGGAAGTCTTTAGGATTGCTGGGCAATACGTAGATGTTATTACTGTTAACATCTACAATTATATTGAGCCTCCTGTAATAGCTCTCAATGAATTGTATCATCTAACAGGGAAGCCTTTGATAGTTACCGAGTTCTCGTTTAGAGCGATGGATTCTGGGCTACCTAATACTCGCGGAGCCGGGATAATTGTAAACACTCAGTCTGAGAGAGCGAATGCTACTTACAACTTCGTGGTCAAGCTTCTTTCACTACCCTATGTCGTGGGTTATCACTGGTTCCAATATTACGATCAACCGAAGGAGGGGAGGTTTGATGGTGAAAACAGTAACTACGGAATTGTAAGAATTGATGATGAGCCTTACATAGAGATGATTGACATGTTCACAAAGCTGAATTTAGAATTGGAAAAAATACATTTGAATTCGAGCTAG
- a CDS encoding ABC transporter permease: MRGFTRYLLLKTIFLLLTYFIALLITFLLPRMVPGNPVQQIIAGLSTGAISPEALSQYQRRLVEAFDLDKPWYIQFLNYISRSFRGDLGVSITSYGEPVVNLIARHLPWTLALIVPASITAWFVGNFLGGLAGYKRGSMLEKILISIGMVLSQIPYYWLAMSLIFLFAVTWKLLPPGSAYTPTLQPSLTWQFLLDYLQHYILPFLSILIPSIGGWLIGMRVLVSTELGSTYVYFSNTMGVKDGIVFKYVLRNSMLPQVTGLSIQLGFVMAGQIITEQIFNYQGMGILLARALGTRDYPLIQGIFLILIGTILLANYLVDFIYVIIDPRIRLGYKSA; this comes from the coding sequence ATGCGAGGGTTCACAAGATACCTCTTGTTGAAAACAATTTTTTTACTACTAACCTACTTCATAGCACTTTTAATCACATTTCTACTACCACGAATGGTTCCAGGCAACCCTGTTCAACAAATAATAGCTGGGTTATCAACCGGAGCCATCTCGCCGGAAGCTCTTAGCCAGTATCAGAGAAGGCTCGTAGAGGCTTTCGATCTAGATAAGCCATGGTATATTCAATTCCTAAACTACATATCCAGGAGCTTTCGAGGAGATCTAGGAGTATCTATAACCTCATACGGTGAACCTGTAGTAAACCTGATAGCTAGACATTTACCCTGGACCCTTGCACTTATAGTTCCAGCCTCTATCACGGCGTGGTTTGTGGGTAATTTCCTCGGAGGATTGGCTGGTTATAAACGCGGATCTATGTTGGAAAAGATTCTCATATCTATAGGAATGGTGCTATCTCAAATACCGTACTACTGGCTTGCAATGTCTCTCATTTTCCTGTTCGCGGTAACATGGAAGCTATTACCACCCGGTTCAGCATACACTCCAACTCTTCAGCCCTCACTGACTTGGCAGTTCCTCCTTGATTATCTGCAACATTACATTCTACCATTCCTATCAATACTTATTCCATCCATAGGAGGCTGGCTCATAGGTATGCGGGTTCTCGTGTCAACAGAGCTGGGATCCACCTATGTCTACTTCAGTAACACCATGGGCGTTAAAGACGGAATCGTATTTAAGTATGTGCTCAGGAATTCCATGCTCCCTCAGGTAACGGGTTTAAGTATTCAACTAGGTTTCGTGATGGCCGGGCAGATAATCACCGAGCAAATCTTTAACTATCAAGGCATGGGGATTCTCCTAGCAAGAGCTCTAGGAACTAGGGACTATCCCCTGATCCAGGGGATATTCTTAATCCTCATCGGAACCATTTTACTTGCGAACTATCTGGTAGATTTCATATACGTAATAATAGATCCTAGGATAAGGCTGGGATATAAGAGCGCATAG
- a CDS encoding ABC transporter ATP-binding protein, with the protein MEHLNISNLSAYYRQLIVNKEFLVKAVDKVSLNLMEGEVLGVVGESGCGKSTLARAVMMNIIPPLEYIGGRITLTTRGGNVLELNKLTRNDLKKMVWGKHVAIVPQDAMSALMPTLKIKRIAYDIVRSHDDSVDYSTALEALRNRLTSLGLSERVADMYPFELSGGMGQRTVIAMATLLSPEVLIVDEPTSALDVLSQKIVLKTLMDLMKRKYVDSMMFISHDIATVRQVASRIAVMYAGKIVEVAPTEEILQNPLHPYTKGLMESIASLEPEVRMRGIKYIPGQPPSLINPPSGCRFADRCSYAMDICRREEPALVEVSPDHSVACWLHIRR; encoded by the coding sequence GTGGAGCACTTAAACATCTCAAATCTTTCGGCATACTATAGACAACTCATAGTTAACAAGGAGTTTCTTGTTAAAGCGGTCGACAAAGTATCACTCAATCTAATGGAGGGTGAAGTATTAGGAGTAGTAGGAGAATCAGGATGCGGTAAAAGCACACTTGCAAGAGCGGTCATGATGAATATCATACCTCCCCTTGAATATATCGGCGGGAGAATCACTTTAACAACCCGTGGGGGGAATGTTTTAGAGTTAAACAAGCTGACGCGGAATGATTTGAAGAAAATGGTCTGGGGCAAGCATGTTGCAATCGTTCCGCAGGATGCGATGTCAGCCCTTATGCCCACTCTGAAAATAAAGAGGATAGCCTACGACATAGTTAGGAGCCATGATGACAGCGTAGACTACTCAACAGCGTTAGAAGCGCTTAGGAACCGATTGACCAGTCTGGGTTTGTCTGAGAGGGTTGCCGATATGTATCCGTTCGAGCTCAGCGGTGGTATGGGGCAGAGAACTGTTATTGCCATGGCTACGTTGCTGAGCCCAGAGGTATTAATAGTTGATGAGCCTACTTCAGCACTAGATGTGCTTTCTCAGAAAATCGTCTTGAAGACTCTAATGGACCTTATGAAGCGAAAATATGTGGACTCCATGATGTTTATCTCCCACGATATCGCCACTGTTAGGCAGGTGGCTAGCAGGATTGCAGTGATGTACGCAGGCAAAATTGTCGAAGTAGCCCCGACTGAGGAAATTCTTCAAAACCCTCTTCACCCATATACGAAAGGGCTCATGGAGTCGATAGCCTCCTTAGAACCAGAGGTTAGGATGAGGGGAATCAAATATATTCCGGGGCAGCCTCCAAGCCTCATTAACCCTCCCTCGGGCTGCAGGTTCGCGGACAGGTGTAGCTATGCAATGGATATTTGTAGGAGAGAGGAGCCAGCACTAGTAGAGGTTTCCCCGGATCACAGTGTAGCATGCTGGCTTCATATCAGGAGGTGA
- the bgaS gene encoding beta-galactosidase BgaS, producing MKFPKDFMIGYSSSPFQFEAGIPGSEDPNSDWWVWVHDPENTAAGLVSGDLPENGPGYWNLYKNDHDLAEKLGVNTIRVGVEWSRIFPKPTFNVKVPVERDENGSIVHVDVDDKAVERLDELANKEAVNHYVEMYKDWVERGRKLILNLYHWPLPLWLHNPIMVRRMGPDRAPSGWLNEESVVEFAKYAAYIAWKMGELPVMWSTMNEPNVVYEQGYMFVKGGFPPGYLSFEAADKARRNMIQAHARAYDNIKRFSKKPVGLIYAFQWFELLEGPAEVFDKFKSSKLYYFTDIVSKGSSIINAEYRRDLANRLDWLGVNYYSRLVYKIVDDKPIILHGYGFLCTPGGISPAENPCSDFGWEVYPEGLYLLLKELYNRYGVDLIVTENGVSDSRDALRPAYLVSHVYSVWKAVNEGIPVKGYLHWSLTDNYEWAQGFRQKFGLVMVDFKTKKRYLRPSALVFREIATHNGIPDELQHLTLIQ from the coding sequence TTGAAATTCCCCAAAGACTTCATGATAGGCTACTCATCTTCACCGTTTCAATTTGAAGCTGGTATTCCCGGGTCCGAGGATCCGAATAGTGATTGGTGGGTATGGGTGCATGATCCGGAGAACACAGCAGCTGGACTAGTCAGCGGCGATTTGCCCGAGAACGGCCCAGGTTACTGGAATTTATACAAAAATGACCACGACCTGGCTGAGAAGCTGGGGGTTAACACTATTAGAGTAGGCGTTGAGTGGAGTAGGATTTTTCCAAAGCCAACTTTCAATGTTAAAGTCCCTGTAGAGAGAGATGAGAACGGCAGCATTGTTCACGTAGATGTCGATGATAAAGCGGTTGAAAGACTTGATGAATTAGCCAACAAGGAGGCCGTAAACCATTACGTAGAAATGTATAAAGACTGGGTTGAAAGAGGTAGAAAACTTATACTCAATTTATACCATTGGCCCCTGCCTCTCTGGCTTCACAACCCAATCATGGTGAGAAGAATGGGCCCGGACAGAGCGCCCTCAGGCTGGCTTAACGAGGAGTCCGTGGTGGAGTTTGCCAAATACGCCGCATACATTGCTTGGAAAATGGGCGAGCTACCTGTTATGTGGAGCACCATGAACGAACCCAACGTCGTTTATGAGCAAGGATACATGTTCGTTAAAGGGGGTTTCCCACCCGGCTACTTGAGTTTTGAAGCTGCTGATAAGGCCAGGAGAAATATGATCCAGGCTCATGCACGGGCCTATGACAATATTAAACGCTTCAGTAAGAAACCTGTTGGACTAATATACGCTTTCCAATGGTTCGAACTATTAGAGGGTCCAGCAGAAGTATTTGATAAGTTTAAGAGCTCTAAGTTATACTATTTCACAGACATAGTATCGAAGGGTAGTTCAATCATCAATGCTGAATACAGGAGAGATCTTGCCAATAGGCTAGACTGGTTGGGCGTTAACTACTATAGCCGTTTAGTCTACAAAATCGTCGATGACAAACCTATAATCCTGCACGGGTATGGATTCCTTTGTACACCTGGGGGGATCAGCCCGGCTGAAAATCCTTGTAGCGATTTTGGGTGGGAGGTGTATCCTGAAGGACTCTACCTACTTCTAAAAGAACTTTACAACCGATACGGGGTAGACTTGATCGTGACCGAGAACGGTGTTTCAGACAGCAGGGATGCGTTGAGACCGGCATACCTGGTCTCGCATGTTTACAGCGTATGGAAAGCCGTTAACGAGGGCATTCCCGTCAAAGGCTACCTCCACTGGAGCTTGACAGACAATTACGAGTGGGCCCAGGGCTTCAGGCAGAAATTCGGTTTAGTCATGGTTGACTTCAAAACTAAGAAAAGGTATCTCCGCCCAAGCGCCCTAGTGTTCCGGGAGATCGCAACGCATAACGGAATACCGGATGAGCTACAGCATCTTACACTGATCCAGTAA
- a CDS encoding ABC transporter permease, which yields MSLVELLYVLFSNKRFTIGFAIILFELMLAAIGPYIYPVNPFNTDNPPTIPPSEEYPLGTDRFGRDIFAQVVHGIRNSLYVGVLTGIFTISIGLVIGVIAGIKGGLIDEVLMSLTNIILIIPGTLLAILIVTYIGYENAGLELVAGVLSITAWPGFARAVRAQFMSLREREFIYLSKMTGMSTIRIAFQDLLPHIATYTMIMFVNYMNVGINGEVGLSILGLTPMNIMTLGKMLYFAAITQAFIFRQWWVFITPGLFLIALTTSLLLIATGIDEVFNPRLRRM from the coding sequence ATGAGCCTCGTGGAACTCCTGTATGTTCTCTTCAGTAATAAAAGATTTACAATAGGGTTCGCCATAATTCTATTCGAACTAATGCTGGCGGCGATAGGGCCTTACATCTACCCCGTTAATCCTTTCAACACGGACAATCCTCCAACCATCCCACCTTCCGAGGAATATCCTTTAGGAACAGACCGGTTTGGGAGAGATATTTTCGCACAAGTTGTTCATGGAATAAGGAACTCACTCTACGTGGGAGTTTTAACAGGGATCTTCACTATTTCAATCGGCCTGGTCATAGGGGTCATAGCAGGGATTAAAGGGGGTTTGATTGATGAAGTTTTAATGTCGCTGACAAACATAATCTTAATAATACCTGGGACTCTCCTCGCTATTCTCATAGTCACGTATATTGGATATGAAAATGCGGGCCTGGAGCTAGTAGCAGGGGTGTTATCAATAACTGCGTGGCCAGGCTTTGCAAGGGCTGTGAGAGCACAGTTCATGTCTCTCAGAGAAAGAGAATTTATCTACCTCTCTAAAATGACAGGGATGAGCACGATTAGAATAGCTTTTCAAGACCTCCTCCCCCATATAGCCACCTACACCATGATAATGTTTGTCAACTACATGAACGTAGGTATAAACGGCGAGGTCGGATTAAGCATTCTAGGCTTGACGCCAATGAACATAATGACCCTGGGGAAAATGCTTTACTTTGCCGCAATAACTCAGGCATTCATCTTTAGGCAATGGTGGGTGTTCATTACGCCTGGATTATTCCTTATAGCGCTAACCACTTCACTACTTCTAATAGCTACCGGTATTGACGAGGTTTTCAACCCCAGACTTAGAAGAATGTAG
- a CDS encoding ABC transporter ATP-binding protein, translating to MDAILRVEKLSKVFESGFIRRSLVKAVDNVSFELSEGEIVSLVGQSGSGKTTLAKIILRLLEPSSGDVWFMDKNVWKDLKTLDDLKWYWKNVHAIFQNPYASFNPFYKVDRVLNQALKLIGKEPNSEEAKRVIEESLKFVGLGPDEVLGKYPHQLSGGQLQRILIARTWIIKPKLLIADEPVSMLDVSTRGKIIELFDIMRKKYGTTILFVSHDLGISYVISDRIFVMYQGKIIEEGSPDDILLNPTHEYTKELIASVPTLYRKWSF from the coding sequence ATGGATGCGATTTTAAGGGTTGAAAAACTCTCGAAAGTCTTCGAGTCCGGATTCATAAGGAGGAGTCTTGTAAAGGCTGTTGACAACGTTTCCTTTGAGCTTTCGGAGGGTGAGATTGTTTCCCTTGTAGGGCAGAGCGGTTCTGGCAAGACTACCTTAGCAAAGATTATTCTACGTTTGCTAGAACCCTCCTCCGGCGACGTGTGGTTCATGGATAAGAATGTTTGGAAGGATTTGAAAACGCTAGACGATTTGAAATGGTATTGGAAGAATGTGCACGCAATATTCCAAAATCCCTATGCCAGCTTTAACCCGTTCTACAAGGTGGACAGGGTTTTGAACCAAGCTTTAAAGCTTATTGGCAAAGAGCCCAACTCTGAAGAGGCGAAGCGAGTAATTGAGGAGTCACTGAAATTCGTTGGCCTGGGGCCTGATGAAGTGCTCGGGAAATACCCGCATCAACTATCAGGAGGCCAACTTCAAAGAATTCTGATCGCGAGGACTTGGATTATAAAGCCTAAACTCTTAATAGCGGATGAACCGGTCTCCATGCTGGATGTTTCCACCAGAGGTAAGATCATAGAGTTATTCGACATTATGAGAAAGAAGTATGGCACTACAATACTATTCGTATCACACGACCTTGGCATTTCCTACGTGATTTCGGACAGGATTTTCGTGATGTACCAGGGTAAGATTATCGAGGAGGGAAGCCCCGATGACATTTTACTAAATCCAACCCACGAGTATACCAAGGAATTAATCGCCAGCGTCCCCACGCTTTACAGGAAATGGAGTTTTTAA